A portion of the Macaca mulatta isolate MMU2019108-1 chromosome 2, T2T-MMU8v2.0, whole genome shotgun sequence genome contains these proteins:
- the TTC14 gene encoding tetratricopeptide repeat protein 14 isoform X1, translating to MDRDLLRQSLNCHGSSLLSLLRSEQQDNPHFRSLLGSAAEPTRGPPPQQPLQGRKEKRVDNIEIQKFISKKADLLFALSWKSDAPATSEINEDSEDHYAVMPPLEQFMEIPSMDRRELFFRDIERGDIVIGRISSVREFGFFMVLICLGSGIMRDIAHLEITALCPLRDVPSHSNHGDPLSYYQTGDIIRAGIKDIDRYHEKLAVSLYSSSLPPHLSGIKLGVISSEELPLYYRRSVELNSNSLESYENIMQSSLGFVNPGVVEFLLEKLGIDESNPPSLMRGLQSKNFSEDDFASALRKKQSASWALKCVKIGVDYFKVGRHVDAMNEYNKALEIDKQNVEALVARGALYATKGSLNKAIEDFELALENCPTHRNARKYLCQTLVERGGQLEEEDKFLNAESYYKKALALDETFKDAEDALQKLHKYMQKSLELREKQAEKEEKQKTKKIETSAEKLRKLLKEEKRLKKKRRKSTSSSSSVSSADESVSSSSSSSSSGHKRHKKHKRNRSESSRSSRRHSSRASSSQIDQNRKDECYPVPANTSASFLNHKQEVEKLLGKQDRLQYEKTQIKEKDRCPLSSSSLEIPDDFGGRSEDPGDFYNSYRTQAGSSKTEKPYKSERHFSSRRNSSDSFCRNSEDKIYGYRRFEKDIEGRKEHYRRWEPGSVRHSTSPASSDYSWKSVEKYKKYTHSGSRDFSRHEQRYRLNTNQGEYEREDNYGEDIKTEVPEEDALSSKEHSESSVKKNLPQNLLNIFNQIAEFEKEKGNKSKN from the exons ATGGACCGGGACCTTCTGCGGCAGTCGCTAAATTGCCATGGGTCTTCTTTGCTCTCTCTACTCCGGAGCGAACAGCAGGATAATCCACACTTCCGGAGCCTCCTGGGGTCGGCCGCCGAGCCAACCCGGGGCCCGCCGCCCCAGCAACCGTTGCAGGGCAG aaaagagaagagagttgACAACATCGAGATACAGAAATTCATCTCCAAAAAAGCAGATCTGCTTTTTGCACTTTCCTGGAAATCAGATGCACCTGCAACTTCTGAAATTAATGAAGATAGTGAAG atcattATGCAGTCATGCCACCTTTAGAGCAATTCATGGAGATACCTAGTATGGATCGAAGAGAGCTGTTTTTCCGAGATATTGAGCGTGGTGATATAGTGATTGGAAGAATTAGTTCTGTTCGGGAATTCGGTTTTTTCATGGTGTTGATCTGTTTAGGAAGTGGTATCATGAGAGATATAGCCCACTTAGAAATCACG GCTCTTTGTCCCTTAAGAGATGTGCCGTCTCACAGTAACCATGGGGATCCTTTATCATATTACCAAACTGGTGACATCATCCGAG ctggAATCAAGGATATTGACAGATACCATGAAAAGCTGGCAGTATCTCTGTATAGCTCTTCTCTTCCACCACACCTATCTGGTATTAAATTAGGTGTAATTAGCTCTGAAGAGCTTCCTTTGTACTACAg gagaaGTGTTGAACTAAATAGCAATTCTTTGGAGTCCTATGAAAATATCATGCAGAGTTCCTTAGGATTTGTTAATCCAGGAGTAGTTGAATTCCTTCTAGAAAAACTAGGAATAGATGAATCTAATCCACCATCTTTAATGAGAGGCCTACAAAG caAAAATTTCTCTGAAGATGATTTTGCTTCTGCATTGAGAAAAAAACAATCTGCGTCTTGGGCTTTAAAATG TGTGAAGATTGGAGTTGATTATTTTAAAGTTGGACGCCATGTGGATGCTATGAATGAATACAATAAAGCTTTGGAAATAGACAAACAAAACGTGGAAGCTTTGGTAGCTCGTGGAGCACT ATATGCGACAAAAGGAAGTTTGAACAAAGCAATAGAAGATTTTGAGCTTGCATTAGAAAACTGTCCAACTCACAGAAATGCAAGAAAATACCTCTGCCAGACACTTGTAGAGAGAGGAGGACA gttAGAAGAAGAAGACAAGTTTTTAAATGCTGAAAGTTACTATAAGAAAGCTTTGGCTTTGGATGAGACTTTTAAAGATGCAGAGGATGCTTTGCAGAAACTTCATAAATATATGCAG AAATCTTTGGAATTAAGAGAAAAACAagctgaaaaggaagaaaagcagaaaacaaagaaaatagaaacaagtgCAGAAAAGTTGCGTAAGCtcttaaaagaagagaagag gctaaagaagaaaagaagaaaatcaactTCTTCCTCTTCAAGTGTTTCTTCTGCTGATGAATCAGTGTCTTCATcatcatcctcttcctcttctggtCACAAAAGGCATAAGAAACATAAGAGGAACCGTTCAGAGTCGTCTCGCAGTTCCAGAAGGCATTCATCTAGGGCATCCTCAAGTCAGATAGATCAGAATAGGAAAGATGAGTGCTACCCAGTTCCAGCTAATACTTCAGCGTCTTTTCTTAACCATAAACAAGAAGTGGAGAAACTACTGGGGAAGCAGGATAGGTTACAGTATGAAAAGACACAgataaaagagaaagatagaTGCCCTCTCTCTTCATCTTCACTTGAAATACCGGATGATTTTGGAGGTAGGTCTGAAGATCCAGGAGATTTTTATAATAGCTATAGAACCCAAGCAGGTAGTAGCAAAACAGAAAAGCCATATAAATCAGAAAGACATTTTTCCAGTAGAAGAAATTCCTCAGATTCCTTCTGTAGGAATTCAGAGGACAAGATTTATGGTTATAGGAGATTTGAAAAGGATATAGAGGGAAGAAAAGAGCACTATAGAAGGTGGGAACCAGGTTCTGTGAGGCATTCTACCTCGCCAGCAAGCTCAGACTACTCGTGGAAGTCAgttgagaaatacaaaaaatatactcACTCTGGATCACGTGATTTCAGTAGACATGAGCAAAGATACCGATTAAATACAAATCAAGGAGAATATGAAAGAGAGGACAATTATGGGGAGGATATCAAAACAGAGGTTCCAGAAGAAGATGCACTAAGTAGCAAAGAACACTCAGAAAgcagtgttaaaaaaaatttacctcAGAATTTACTGAATATATTTAATCAGATAGctgaatttgaaaaagaaaaaggaaataagtcaAAAAATTAA
- the TTC14 gene encoding tetratricopeptide repeat protein 14 isoform X2 translates to MDRDLLRQSLNCHGSSLLSLLRSEQQDNPHFRSLLGSAAEPTRGPPPQQPLQGRKEKRVDNIEIQKFISKKADLLFALSWKSDAPATSEINEDSEDHYAVMPPLEQFMEIPSMDRRELFFRDIERGDIVIGRISSVREFGFFMVLICLGSGIMRDIAHLEITALCPLRDVPSHSNHGDPLSYYQTGDIIRAGIKDIDRYHEKLAVSLYSSSLPPHLSGIKLGVISSEELPLYYRRSVELNSNSLESYENIMQSSLGFVNPGVVEFLLEKLGIDESNPPSLMRGLQSKNFSEDDFASALRKKQSASWALKCVKIGVDYFKVGRHVDAMNEYNKALEIDKQNVEALVARGALYATKGSLNKAIEDFELALENCPTHRNARKYLCQTLVERGGQLEEEDKFLNAESYYKKALALDETFKDAEDALQKLHKYMQKSLELREKQAEKEEKQKTKKIETSAEKLRKLLKEEKRLKKKRRKSTSSSSSVSSADESVSSSSSSSSSGHKRHKKHKRNRSESSRSSRRHSSRASSSQIDQNRKDECYPVPANTSASFLNHKQEVEKLLGKQDRLQYEKTQIKEKDRCPLSSSSLEIPDDFGVYSYLFKKLTIKQPQAGPSGGIPEEGIVIIDDSSIHVTDPEDLQVEQDMEVEDSSTDDPDHG, encoded by the exons ATGGACCGGGACCTTCTGCGGCAGTCGCTAAATTGCCATGGGTCTTCTTTGCTCTCTCTACTCCGGAGCGAACAGCAGGATAATCCACACTTCCGGAGCCTCCTGGGGTCGGCCGCCGAGCCAACCCGGGGCCCGCCGCCCCAGCAACCGTTGCAGGGCAG aaaagagaagagagttgACAACATCGAGATACAGAAATTCATCTCCAAAAAAGCAGATCTGCTTTTTGCACTTTCCTGGAAATCAGATGCACCTGCAACTTCTGAAATTAATGAAGATAGTGAAG atcattATGCAGTCATGCCACCTTTAGAGCAATTCATGGAGATACCTAGTATGGATCGAAGAGAGCTGTTTTTCCGAGATATTGAGCGTGGTGATATAGTGATTGGAAGAATTAGTTCTGTTCGGGAATTCGGTTTTTTCATGGTGTTGATCTGTTTAGGAAGTGGTATCATGAGAGATATAGCCCACTTAGAAATCACG GCTCTTTGTCCCTTAAGAGATGTGCCGTCTCACAGTAACCATGGGGATCCTTTATCATATTACCAAACTGGTGACATCATCCGAG ctggAATCAAGGATATTGACAGATACCATGAAAAGCTGGCAGTATCTCTGTATAGCTCTTCTCTTCCACCACACCTATCTGGTATTAAATTAGGTGTAATTAGCTCTGAAGAGCTTCCTTTGTACTACAg gagaaGTGTTGAACTAAATAGCAATTCTTTGGAGTCCTATGAAAATATCATGCAGAGTTCCTTAGGATTTGTTAATCCAGGAGTAGTTGAATTCCTTCTAGAAAAACTAGGAATAGATGAATCTAATCCACCATCTTTAATGAGAGGCCTACAAAG caAAAATTTCTCTGAAGATGATTTTGCTTCTGCATTGAGAAAAAAACAATCTGCGTCTTGGGCTTTAAAATG TGTGAAGATTGGAGTTGATTATTTTAAAGTTGGACGCCATGTGGATGCTATGAATGAATACAATAAAGCTTTGGAAATAGACAAACAAAACGTGGAAGCTTTGGTAGCTCGTGGAGCACT ATATGCGACAAAAGGAAGTTTGAACAAAGCAATAGAAGATTTTGAGCTTGCATTAGAAAACTGTCCAACTCACAGAAATGCAAGAAAATACCTCTGCCAGACACTTGTAGAGAGAGGAGGACA gttAGAAGAAGAAGACAAGTTTTTAAATGCTGAAAGTTACTATAAGAAAGCTTTGGCTTTGGATGAGACTTTTAAAGATGCAGAGGATGCTTTGCAGAAACTTCATAAATATATGCAG AAATCTTTGGAATTAAGAGAAAAACAagctgaaaaggaagaaaagcagaaaacaaagaaaatagaaacaagtgCAGAAAAGTTGCGTAAGCtcttaaaagaagagaagag gctaaagaagaaaagaagaaaatcaactTCTTCCTCTTCAAGTGTTTCTTCTGCTGATGAATCAGTGTCTTCATcatcatcctcttcctcttctggtCACAAAAGGCATAAGAAACATAAGAGGAACCGTTCAGAGTCGTCTCGCAGTTCCAGAAGGCATTCATCTAGGGCATCCTCAAGTCAGATAGATCAGAATAGGAAAGATGAGTGCTACCCAGTTCCAGCTAATACTTCAGCGTCTTTTCTTAACCATAAACAAGAAGTGGAGAAACTACTGGGGAAGCAGGATAGGTTACAGTATGAAAAGACACAgataaaagagaaagatagaTGCCCTCTCTCTTCATCTTCACTTGAAATACCGGATGATTTTGGAG tgtactcctatttatttaaaaaattaactataaaacagcctcaggcaggtccttcaggaggtattccagaagaggGCATTGTTATCATAGATGACAGCTCCATTCATGTTACTGACCCTGAAGACCTTCAAGTGGAACAAGATATGGAGGTTGAAGACAGTAGTACTGATGATCCTGACCACGGGTAG